In one Gigantopelta aegis isolate Gae_Host unplaced genomic scaffold, Gae_host_genome ctg4091_pilon_pilon, whole genome shotgun sequence genomic region, the following are encoded:
- the LOC121392576 gene encoding uncharacterized protein LOC121392576 — MVPMGKDGSKGNKENQDHQDPGPRNGGVVFIRWGRTNFVLQTNDTELLYKGKVGGSSYDETGGGANYICLPNEPEFLSYTPGTSTIQVYIYGAEYETYQNGGPFTSTSQSHIPVSYAMFPLEYHI, encoded by the coding sequence ATGGTACCAATGGGTAAAGATGGCAGTAAAGGGAACAAGGAGAACCAGGACCACCAGGACCCTGGACCACGAAATGGAGGTGTGGTCTTTATTAGATGGGGACGAACCAACTTTGTCCTACAAACTAATGATACCGAATTACTTTACAAAGGAAAAGTTGGTGGGAGTTCTTACGATGAAACTGGAGGTGGAGCTAACTACATTTGTCTACCTAATGAACCTGAGTTTCTTTCTTATACACCTGGTACATCTACTATCCAGGTGTACATCTATGGCGCAGAGTATGAAACTTATCAAAATGGTGGTCCATTCACGTCCACTTCACAATCACATATCCCTGTGTCGTATGCTATGTTTCCACTAGAGTATCATATCTAA